In bacterium, a single genomic region encodes these proteins:
- a CDS encoding glycosyltransferase family 2 protein, with amino-acid sequence MKERMKKVAAIIPARNEEGSIGRIVEMLKSVNHPRCTLHEILVVNNGSIDRTREIARESGATVVDEEIPGYGRACLSGVAAVSREVDIFLFLDADGSDNPLLWPQLVDPIFEQGAEMVVGKRIFPSDTDSHPIHARFGTWLITSLIKVLFSSPLSDLGPYRAIVADSFRKLGMKNTGCGWTVEMQIRAVQCGLISYEVPVVHEKRLTGESKISGTVGGTVRAASAMFAMIIKECVKSIFKVQSNSNPAFGSQKRKSL; translated from the coding sequence ATGAAGGAGAGAATGAAGAAAGTAGCTGCGATTATTCCAGCGAGAAATGAAGAGGGTTCGATCGGACGTATTGTTGAGATGCTTAAATCCGTCAACCATCCAAGATGCACTCTCCATGAGATTCTGGTAGTCAATAATGGTTCAATCGATAGAACTCGTGAGATTGCTCGCGAATCGGGGGCTACGGTCGTTGATGAGGAGATTCCTGGATATGGAAGAGCGTGTTTAAGCGGAGTCGCTGCAGTTTCTCGAGAGGTCGATATTTTTCTTTTTCTCGATGCAGATGGCAGCGATAATCCACTCTTATGGCCTCAGCTGGTGGACCCTATATTTGAGCAGGGTGCTGAGATGGTAGTGGGAAAGAGGATTTTCCCCTCAGATACGGACTCTCATCCAATTCATGCGAGATTTGGAACATGGCTCATTACCTCACTCATAAAAGTGCTTTTTAGTTCACCACTCTCGGACTTGGGTCCATATCGGGCTATTGTAGCTGATTCTTTTAGAAAACTTGGAATGAAGAATACGGGATGTGGCTGGACGGTTGAAATGCAGATTCGAGCGGTTCAGTGCGGCCTCATTTCTTATGAAGTACCAGTTGTTCATGAAAAACGACTAACTGGCGAATCAAAAATTTCAGGTACGGTAGGTGGAACAGTGAGAGCTGCCTCCGCTATGTTTGCCATGATTATAAAAGAGTGTGTGAAGTCAATTTTTAAAGTGCAATCAAATAGTAATCCGGCCTTTGGTTCACAAAAGAGAAAGTCCTTATAA
- a CDS encoding DUF547 domain-containing protein, giving the protein MKMRSFLGGMRFSVLLLVIGLVSLTALTIFWIRVDGANKEDTAISDFQPGQDDFDHTFSRYQMLVNTVVVPVSPLGAGVHYKRAKELRKDREEIRANLERVSRAQFDSWSNNQQLAFLINAYNFMTIELVIKHYPVRSIKDIGTFFVGPWKQKFFTLFGDVRDLDFIEHGLIREMFLEPRIHFALVCASRGCPSLQKEVYVAEKLDEQLDFATRQFLQDKAHNRIDHEGKKLFLSKIFSWYEDDFLLFSDSLQEFALRYMGDNSLKSPGAAALNYRVVYSEYDWALNDVQQ; this is encoded by the coding sequence ATGAAAATGAGAAGTTTTTTGGGCGGCATGAGATTCTCAGTCTTACTGCTAGTCATTGGGCTCGTTTCATTAACCGCTCTAACGATCTTCTGGATAAGAGTTGATGGCGCTAACAAAGAGGATACTGCCATTAGTGACTTCCAACCAGGGCAGGATGATTTTGATCACACCTTCTCTCGTTATCAAATGCTAGTGAACACTGTTGTTGTTCCCGTATCACCGTTGGGAGCTGGCGTTCACTATAAGAGAGCGAAGGAGCTGCGAAAAGACCGTGAAGAAATCAGAGCAAATCTTGAAAGAGTATCCAGGGCGCAGTTCGATTCATGGAGCAATAATCAACAACTGGCTTTTTTGATTAACGCATATAACTTCATGACTATTGAGTTGGTTATTAAGCATTACCCTGTTCGCTCAATAAAGGATATCGGCACATTTTTTGTGGGACCTTGGAAGCAGAAGTTTTTCACTTTATTTGGCGACGTGAGAGATCTCGATTTTATCGAACATGGCCTTATTAGAGAGATGTTTCTTGAGCCGAGAATTCACTTTGCGCTGGTATGTGCCTCTCGAGGATGTCCTTCACTGCAGAAAGAGGTTTATGTTGCCGAAAAATTAGATGAACAGCTAGATTTTGCCACCAGGCAATTTCTACAAGATAAAGCTCATAATAGGATTGATCACGAGGGAAAAAAGCTATTTCTCTCTAAAATCTTCTCTTGGTATGAGGATGATTTTTTGTTGTTTAGTGACTCCTTACAGGAGTTCGCGTTGAGGTATATGGGTGACAACTCGCTCAAGTCGCCAGGAGCTGCGGCATTAAACTATCG